ATATCGTCGGAAAGATCGCTTAATTCCCCCGTATAACCGGCCTCTTTGGCCAGTTTTTGCAAGAATTGAATCAAATTTAGTTCAGGTTCTTTCTGCCAGGCAGGCTGGAGGAGTTCAATGACTTCATTCAGACGTTTACATTTCATAGTAATGCTCCTTACTCTAGATAAAGACACGTTAGCAGGGACAATCCCACAATGAAAGAGGCGATATTGATATGCAACGCGAGGTAATAACCGGTGTCGTGTTGGCTGGAGGAAAGGCGACGCGCATGGGGGGAGTGGATAAAGGATTGCAGATGTTAAAGGGTAAGCCATTGTGGTGCTACGTCGCCGATACGCTGGAACCACAGGTGGATAAAATGGTTATTAGCGCCAATCGGAACCTTGATAGCTGGCAAACCAGCGGTTATCCGATTATTACCGATAGTATGAATGATTTTCCAGGCCCTCTGGCCGGGATGCTATCTGTCATGCAGCATGTTGAAAGCGAGTGGTTCCTGTTTTGTCCATGTGATACTCCTTTTATCCCCGCTTTTCTGGTCGAGCGCTTAATACAGAATAAGAAATTATCTCCAGTAGTTTGGGTACATGATGGTGAACGCGACCATCCGGCTATCGTTTTGGTAAATCATAAGGTCACAGCAGAACTTGAAACCTATTTGGCCGCAGGCGAACGGCGAGTCATGGTATTTATGCGCAAAGTTGGTGGGCATAATGTTGATTTTAGCGATGTGAAATCAGCATTCATGAACGTAAATACCCTCGATGACTTACAGAATATGCAGGTGTCATCATGATTCCCCTTCTGGCTATCGCGGCCTGGAGCGGTACGGGTAAAACAACATTACTGAAGGAACTGATCCCGGAATTATGTGCGAAAGGCTTACGACCTGGGCTTATCAAACATACTCATCATGACATGGACGTGGATAAACCTGGTAAAGATAGCTACGAGCTACGCAAAGCCGGAGCTGCACAGACTATTGTCGCCAGTTCACAGCGCTGGGCCTTAATCACAGAAACACCAAATAAAAACGAACTGGATCTTAGCTGGCTAGTAAGCAGAATGGACCCTTCAACGTTGGATTTAGTGTTAGTCGAAGGTTTTAAGCATGAGCCAGTACCAAAGATCCTACTTTACAGGCACAACAGTGGGCACCATATAGATGAACTGGTATTTGATGAACACGTTATTGCCGTGGCTAGCGATATTCCTGTCGAGACTTCACTTCCGCAGTTAGACTTAAATAACATCCCGCAAATCGTGGATTTTATTTTACAGTGGTTACACAAGTCCTAATCAGATCTCAATAGAAAAGAAAATTTTTTGCTGTATGAGAAATGCATGCTCGGATAAAGCTTCATCGCGCTTTGTCTGATTTTTTATGATGTACAAAAACGCAAAAAGCCCATCCGTCAGGATGGGCTCTTCACTTAATTAATGCCTGGCAGTTCCCTACTCTCACATGGGGAGACCCCACACTACCATCGGCGCTACGGCGTTTCACTTCTGAGTTCGGCATGGGGTCAGGTGGGACCACCGCGCTGTTGCCGCCAGGCAAATTCTGTTATCTGTATCACGCTGAAAATCTTCTCTCAATTCCGCCAAAACATCTTCGGCGTTGTAAGGTTAAGCCTCACGGTTCATTAGTACCGGTTAGCTCAACGTATCGCTACGCTTACACACCCGGCCTATCAACGTCATCGTCTTTAACGTTCCTTCAGGACTCTCAGGGAGTCAGGGAGAACTCATCTCGGGGCAAGTTTCGTGCTTAGATGCTTTCAGCACTTATCTCTTCCGCATTTAGCTACCGGGCAATGCCATTGGCATGACAACCCGAACACCAGTGATGCGTCCACTCCGGTCCTCTCGTACTAGGAGCAGCCCCCCTCAATTCTCCAGCGCCCACGGCAGATAGGGACCGAACTGTCTCACGACGTTCTAAACCCAGCTCGCGTACCACTTTAAATGGCGAACAGCCATACCCTTGGGACCTA
This Klebsiella sp. RHBSTW-00484 DNA region includes the following protein-coding sequences:
- a CDS encoding YihD family protein — protein: MKCKRLNEVIELLQPAWQKEPELNLIQFLQKLAKEAGYTGELSDLSDDILIYHLKMRDSTKEAVIPGIQKDYEEDFKTALLRARGVIKE
- the mobA gene encoding molybdenum cofactor guanylyltransferase MobA; this encodes MQREVITGVVLAGGKATRMGGVDKGLQMLKGKPLWCYVADTLEPQVDKMVISANRNLDSWQTSGYPIITDSMNDFPGPLAGMLSVMQHVESEWFLFCPCDTPFIPAFLVERLIQNKKLSPVVWVHDGERDHPAIVLVNHKVTAELETYLAAGERRVMVFMRKVGGHNVDFSDVKSAFMNVNTLDDLQNMQVSS
- the mobB gene encoding molybdopterin-guanine dinucleotide biosynthesis protein MobB; the protein is MIPLLAIAAWSGTGKTTLLKELIPELCAKGLRPGLIKHTHHDMDVDKPGKDSYELRKAGAAQTIVASSQRWALITETPNKNELDLSWLVSRMDPSTLDLVLVEGFKHEPVPKILLYRHNSGHHIDELVFDEHVIAVASDIPVETSLPQLDLNNIPQIVDFILQWLHKS